A window from Verrucomicrobiota bacterium encodes these proteins:
- a CDS encoding SIS domain-containing protein, with protein MSPSLESQLNESIEVQSSLSNLLPVIQKASETVLSCLLGGGKILSCGNGGSAADAQHLTEEFIGRYRSNRIPLPAVALTADTQAITCIANDFGWEEIFSRQVRGLGRKGDILVAFSTSGNSENVIRALNAAKELGVITINLSGKNGGKSKGLADIEIIIPSQNTARIQEAHTFILHCILEHVESHYA; from the coding sequence ATGAGTCCATCCCTTGAATCCCAGTTGAACGAAAGTATCGAAGTCCAAAGCTCCCTGAGCAATTTGCTCCCCGTCATCCAAAAAGCCTCTGAAACAGTACTCTCCTGCCTCTTGGGCGGCGGGAAAATCCTGTCCTGTGGCAATGGGGGCAGTGCCGCTGATGCCCAACACCTGACCGAGGAATTCATCGGGCGTTACCGCTCAAACCGCATTCCCCTGCCGGCTGTGGCTTTGACTGCCGATACTCAGGCGATTACTTGTATCGCTAATGATTTTGGCTGGGAAGAAATTTTCTCCCGCCAGGTCCGCGGCCTCGGGCGCAAAGGGGATATCTTGGTGGCTTTCAGTACGAGCGGGAATTCAGAAAATGTCATCCGTGCCTTAAATGCAGCCAAGGAGCTCGGTGTCATAACGATAAACCTTTCTGGAAAAAACGGCGGTAAATCAAAAGGTTTGGCCGATATTGAGATCATTATTCCGAGCCAAAACACAGCTCGAATACAAGAAGCCCACACATTTATCCTCCACTGCATCCTTGAGCACGTCGAAAGCCATTATGCGTAA
- the cas4 gene encoding CRISPR-associated protein Cas4 produces MEQEQSIPLSALQHHLFCPRQSALIHLERLWQENRFTMEGRVLHETAHDPSASGTDGKGVRLARGLSLSSTRLGLYGVADVVEFHPDGRVVPVEYKRGKPKEHDADRIQLCAQAFCLEEMLSVEIPLGFLFYGQNRRREEVSLDGTLREHTEQIAADLRAMLKSGVTPKAVREPKCDSCSLIDLCLPEAMRYQSVREYNNRLFDHLNENDPS; encoded by the coding sequence ATGGAACAAGAACAATCTATTCCCCTTTCGGCACTCCAGCATCATCTTTTTTGTCCGAGGCAGTCTGCGTTAATCCATCTGGAGCGGCTCTGGCAGGAGAACCGTTTTACGATGGAGGGAAGGGTTTTACACGAGACAGCCCATGACCCTTCTGCTTCAGGAACGGATGGTAAAGGCGTTCGATTGGCGAGGGGATTATCCCTGTCTTCAACCCGGCTAGGGCTTTACGGTGTTGCTGATGTGGTGGAGTTCCATCCGGATGGGAGGGTGGTTCCTGTGGAATATAAGCGGGGTAAACCGAAGGAGCATGACGCAGACCGGATACAGCTCTGTGCCCAAGCATTTTGCCTCGAGGAAATGCTCTCGGTAGAAATTCCTTTGGGTTTTCTCTTTTATGGCCAGAACCGGAGAAGGGAGGAGGTTTCTTTGGATGGCACACTCCGGGAACACACGGAGCAAATTGCAGCAGATTTGAGGGCAATGCTTAAATCCGGGGTAACTCCCAAGGCGGTACGTGAGCCGAAATGTGATAGTTGCTCTCTGATAGACCTTTGTTTGCCGGAGGCTATGAGATACCAGAGTGTCAGGGAATACAACAACCGGCTTTTTGACCATTTAAATGAGAATGATCCATCATGA
- the cas3 gene encoding CRISPR-associated helicase Cas3', which translates to MNLYSHSLPNTSPDYWEKLEIHLDEVASLAVQFAEKIGSSSWLHNAGWLHDLGKVAPEFQNYLLRENGFDPSETDDSVGGRINHSSAGAAFAEEKFNSGQRLYGRILSYIIAGHHAGLPDWHPSDSANAALLVRLSNEGKKNIDAVRHLIGFVDKELKPVNSLPCHITRKNLHFWIRMMFSCLVDADFLRTEAFMSPERSAERRSSVGLNELKDKFDGFMRQKTKYAPQTKVNQIRKTVLDSCRAAGSQKAGLFSLTVPTGGGKTLSSMAFALEHATVHQNNRIIYVIPYTSIIEQTAAILGEIFGSENVIEHHSNINSDKETQQSKLASENWDAPIIVTTNVQFFESLYAARPSRCRKLHNLQNSIVILDEAQLLPPDLLGPCVDALNELTENYQATVLFATATQPALPGISHVREIIQDSVSIYEELKRTEIVFPQDMNTCSSWDQIAGELRKKIQVLCIVNTRKDCRTLHGLMPKGTVHLSTLMCGEHRSFTIRKIKENLKTGQSIRVISTQLVEAGVDIDFPVVYRALAGLDSIAQAAGRCNREGKLNDQGSLGHVHVFIPPKSSPPGLLLKGENVTRELYSMGNIDALAPDSYERYFKLYYSSLNDTGQGILKDLIPDNDELAIPFRSIATKFRLIDDSAQRTVLVPYGNGKELIHELKITGPYHQLLRKLQRFTINLPVKLFDRFKAAGRISEVNEGFFIWEGWYDEVTGADIYEEGPSDEDCIV; encoded by the coding sequence ATGAATTTATACTCACACAGCCTTCCAAATACTTCTCCCGATTACTGGGAAAAGCTGGAGATTCATCTGGATGAAGTAGCATCCTTGGCGGTACAATTTGCGGAAAAGATAGGATCATCTAGTTGGCTTCATAATGCTGGCTGGTTACATGATTTAGGGAAGGTGGCTCCAGAGTTTCAGAACTATTTACTCCGAGAAAACGGGTTCGATCCCTCGGAGACCGATGATAGTGTGGGCGGAAGGATTAACCACTCAAGTGCAGGAGCAGCATTTGCAGAGGAAAAGTTTAATTCTGGTCAACGGCTTTATGGAAGGATTCTTTCCTATATCATTGCAGGGCATCATGCCGGTTTACCGGATTGGCATCCATCTGATTCAGCAAATGCAGCACTTTTAGTCAGGCTGTCTAATGAGGGGAAAAAGAATATTGATGCGGTTCGTCACTTGATAGGATTTGTTGACAAGGAGCTAAAACCTGTCAATTCGCTTCCTTGTCATATCACCCGTAAAAATCTGCATTTTTGGATTCGCATGATGTTTTCATGTTTGGTTGATGCAGATTTTTTACGAACAGAAGCATTCATGTCGCCAGAACGTTCAGCAGAAAGGCGTAGTTCCGTGGGGCTTAATGAACTTAAAGATAAGTTTGATGGTTTCATGAGACAAAAAACGAAGTATGCTCCACAAACAAAAGTTAATCAAATCCGCAAAACAGTATTAGATTCTTGTCGTGCCGCAGGTTCACAAAAAGCGGGGCTGTTTTCCCTGACTGTGCCGACAGGAGGGGGGAAGACACTTTCGTCGATGGCATTTGCCTTGGAACACGCGACAGTCCACCAGAACAACAGGATCATATACGTTATTCCCTACACAAGTATTATTGAACAGACAGCTGCTATCCTAGGAGAAATATTCGGATCCGAGAATGTAATTGAACATCACAGTAATATTAATTCAGATAAGGAAACCCAGCAGAGTAAACTAGCATCAGAGAACTGGGATGCCCCAATTATTGTAACGACGAATGTCCAATTCTTCGAGTCTCTTTATGCCGCCAGGCCAAGCCGTTGTAGGAAACTACATAATTTACAAAATAGTATTGTGATACTTGACGAGGCTCAATTACTTCCTCCTGACTTACTTGGCCCCTGTGTGGATGCCTTGAATGAATTGACCGAAAACTATCAAGCCACAGTACTTTTTGCTACGGCGACACAACCAGCATTACCGGGAATAAGTCATGTCCGTGAGATTATTCAGGACTCCGTTAGTATTTATGAGGAGTTGAAGAGAACGGAGATTGTTTTTCCTCAAGATATGAACACGTGCAGTTCTTGGGATCAAATTGCTGGGGAACTGAGAAAAAAAATCCAAGTGCTCTGTATTGTTAATACAAGGAAGGATTGTAGGACACTCCATGGACTCATGCCCAAGGGAACCGTACATCTTTCTACGTTGATGTGTGGTGAACATCGTTCGTTCACGATTCGGAAAATTAAGGAAAATCTCAAGACTGGTCAATCCATTCGTGTCATCAGCACTCAATTAGTTGAGGCGGGTGTGGACATTGATTTTCCGGTAGTTTACCGGGCTCTGGCAGGATTGGATTCCATTGCGCAGGCTGCTGGGCGTTGTAATCGCGAAGGCAAACTCAATGATCAAGGGTCGCTAGGGCATGTTCATGTCTTTATCCCTCCTAAAAGCTCACCCCCCGGATTACTTCTTAAGGGGGAAAATGTGACACGGGAACTCTACTCCATGGGTAATATTGATGCACTTGCCCCTGATTCATACGAACGTTATTTTAAGTTATATTATTCGTCACTCAATGACACTGGGCAGGGTATCCTTAAAGATCTAATCCCCGATAACGATGAACTTGCCATCCCTTTCAGAAGTATAGCGACGAAGTTCCGTTTAATAGATGATAGTGCTCAACGTACTGTGCTCGTCCCCTACGGTAATGGCAAAGAGTTGATCCATGAACTTAAGATTACTGGTCCATATCATCAACTTCTCAGAAAATTACAACGCTTTACGATCAATCTTCCCGTCAAGTTGTTTGACAGATTCAAAGCGGCAGGCAGGATTTCTGAAGTTAATGAAGGTTTTTTTATTTGGGAAGGATGGTATGATGAGGTTACAGGAGCTGATATTTACGAGGAGGGACCTAGTGATGAAGATTGTATTGTTTAA
- the cas1c gene encoding type I-C CRISPR-associated endonuclease Cas1c, whose translation MKTHLNSLYVTLEGSWLTKDGQAVDIRHEKQSKLRVPLHNLESIVCLGYDIGMSPQLMGACAEAGITVSFLSPNGKFMASVHGPTKGNVLLRRQQYRKADDEEACLLIAKENIAAKIANGRTVLLRAIRDHGADDLLEQKSLALARSVDEARRTNSLDALRGIEGDAASSYFQAFPRLIRSDEPSFVFKDRNRRPPLDPVNALLSYLYTILAHDARSACESVGLDSSVGFLHRDRPGRPSLALDLMEEFRPVLADRLVLSLINRQQIKRTDFKTRESGAVEMSDETRKAILAAYQERKRDEVHHPFLNEKVTVGLLLLLQARLLARHIRGDLDAYPPYIWK comes from the coding sequence ATGAAAACACATCTCAATAGCCTTTATGTGACATTGGAAGGATCGTGGTTAACCAAAGATGGTCAAGCAGTGGATATACGTCATGAAAAACAATCAAAATTAAGGGTTCCTCTCCATAATCTCGAAAGCATTGTATGTTTGGGTTATGACATCGGGATGAGTCCCCAACTAATGGGTGCTTGTGCTGAAGCGGGTATAACGGTCTCATTTCTGTCTCCGAACGGGAAGTTTATGGCGTCAGTGCACGGGCCGACAAAGGGAAATGTCCTGCTGAGACGTCAGCAATATAGAAAAGCGGATGACGAAGAGGCTTGTCTATTGATTGCCAAGGAGAATATTGCCGCAAAAATTGCCAACGGTAGAACTGTCCTGCTTCGAGCAATACGCGACCATGGAGCCGATGATCTATTGGAACAAAAAAGTCTGGCTTTAGCCCGATCTGTGGATGAAGCCCGGAGAACCAACTCTCTGGATGCGTTGAGAGGAATCGAGGGGGATGCGGCTTCTTCTTATTTCCAAGCTTTTCCCCGGCTTATTCGCTCCGATGAACCGTCTTTTGTTTTTAAAGACAGGAACCGTCGTCCACCACTGGATCCGGTTAATGCACTGCTATCCTATCTTTACACGATTTTAGCGCATGATGCTCGTTCGGCTTGCGAATCTGTAGGGTTGGATTCATCTGTAGGATTTCTCCACCGGGATCGTCCTGGGCGCCCTTCTTTGGCTTTGGATCTCATGGAGGAGTTCAGACCTGTTTTGGCAGATCGGTTAGTGCTGTCTTTGATTAATCGGCAACAAATCAAACGCACAGACTTCAAAACAAGGGAGTCGGGTGCAGTGGAAATGTCTGATGAAACACGGAAAGCTATTCTTGCTGCTTACCAAGAAAGGAAGCGGGATGAGGTTCACCACCCATTTCTCAATGAAAAGGTAACAGTGGGTCTACTTCTTCTCTTACAAGCCCGTCTACTTGCCCGTCATATCAGGGGTGACTTGGATGCTTATCCACCTTATATCTGGAAATAA
- the cas2 gene encoding CRISPR-associated endonuclease Cas2 — protein sequence MYILVTYDVATSDEGGARRLRRVAKICLDYGQRVQNSVFECKLDPAKFIELKSRLTSEINDKKDSLRFYHLGNNWEQRIDHIGAKQSYNINGPLIL from the coding sequence ATGTATATTTTGGTCACTTATGATGTCGCCACCTCCGATGAGGGAGGTGCTCGCCGATTACGCCGTGTCGCTAAAATTTGCCTTGATTACGGTCAGCGTGTTCAAAATTCAGTTTTTGAATGTAAACTTGACCCCGCCAAGTTTATTGAACTTAAAAGTCGTCTGACATCCGAAATAAATGATAAAAAGGATAGCCTGCGCTTCTATCACCTCGGCAATAACTGGGAACAAAGAATCGACCACATCGGAGCAAAACAATCCTATAATATTAATGGCCCGTTAATCCTTTAA
- the cas7c gene encoding type I-C CRISPR-associated protein Cas7/Csd2, translating to MNPIKNRYDFVLIFDVLDGNPNGDPDAGNLPRLDPETGCGLVTDVCLKRKIRNYVQITKGLSSPFDIFVKEKAVLNKLIDEAHEQESVKSKEKGEKTEEARKWMCSKYFDIRTFGAVLSTGKNAGQVRGPVQLTFARSVDPIVTLEHSITRMAVATEAEAEKQGGDNRTMGRKNTVPYGVYVGHGFISAHLAAQTGFTEDDLNLLWEALKNMFEHDRSAARGTMSMQKLVVFKHDTALGNAPAHELFKRVSLKKKDLEKPARSFDDYDCSVDEQGLPSGITIESI from the coding sequence ATGAATCCGATTAAAAACCGATATGACTTTGTACTTATTTTTGACGTCCTAGACGGTAATCCCAATGGCGATCCAGATGCAGGCAACTTACCCCGGCTCGACCCCGAAACAGGTTGTGGTCTGGTCACGGATGTCTGCCTGAAGCGAAAGATCAGGAACTATGTTCAAATCACCAAAGGACTCTCTTCACCATTCGATATATTTGTAAAAGAGAAGGCTGTGTTGAATAAACTCATAGATGAAGCCCATGAGCAAGAAAGTGTAAAATCTAAAGAAAAGGGTGAAAAAACAGAAGAGGCAAGAAAATGGATGTGTTCAAAATATTTTGACATCCGCACCTTTGGTGCAGTCTTGAGCACAGGAAAAAATGCTGGTCAAGTCCGCGGTCCAGTCCAGCTTACATTTGCACGATCAGTCGATCCGATTGTCACTTTGGAGCATTCGATCACTCGTATGGCTGTCGCGACCGAAGCGGAGGCTGAGAAACAAGGTGGTGACAACCGGACAATGGGACGCAAAAACACCGTTCCTTATGGTGTCTATGTCGGCCATGGGTTCATCTCGGCTCATCTTGCGGCACAAACCGGATTTACGGAAGATGATCTTAATCTTTTATGGGAAGCACTGAAAAACATGTTTGAACACGACCGCTCGGCGGCACGAGGGACAATGTCGATGCAGAAATTGGTTGTTTTTAAACATGATACAGCCCTTGGGAATGCGCCTGCGCACGAACTTTTCAAAAGGGTAAGCTTGAAAAAGAAAGATTTAGAAAAACCGGCCCGTTCCTTTGATGATTATGACTGTTCAGTAGATGAGCAGGGACTCCCATCTGGTATTACCATTGAGTCCATCTAA
- a CDS encoding LptF/LptG family permease codes for MDHNNEHRDIGEDVPEALSRGESGQSASKIDRWLHLKPDSSRKAWVYWRPQILDFHVLREFCMSWLMVLAAMIFMFTIQILMSELEDIVKIGLTFGQTVSYLFLNLPYLLMYMVPVSLLVSLIYTLVTLAKNNEIVAMRACGIAMERIAAPMILMTLAASGLLLLMNRNTTADYTDRSRQMLIQGERNDAGDLIRRKVQYFQGSQFRFWYIKMFNVTRTTAEDVEITEQDAEGRDIRKIYARKAAYVNNEWQLYDIREIYFDEQKGEARAENIPARNYSEFIETPRQMLASNNKDIEGMTSNEIRDYIAQNKSYRSSRLAPYFTMLYYRYAMPFWCLAIALFTIPFAASVTKRDPIAGIAYPFILFISFFFVTNFSLALGKGSRIFPSVGAWAAVVIFSVIGIYCIIKKR; via the coding sequence ATGGATCATAACAACGAGCATAGAGATATCGGGGAGGATGTCCCGGAGGCCCTTTCCAGAGGGGAGTCCGGACAATCGGCCTCGAAGATTGACCGGTGGTTACACTTAAAACCTGATTCCAGCCGGAAAGCTTGGGTTTATTGGCGGCCCCAGATATTGGATTTTCACGTATTACGCGAGTTCTGCATGAGTTGGTTGATGGTTTTAGCGGCCATGATCTTTATGTTCACCATTCAGATACTGATGAGTGAGCTCGAGGATATTGTCAAAATCGGTCTGACTTTTGGCCAGACGGTGTCATACCTATTCTTGAATCTTCCCTATCTTCTCATGTATATGGTGCCGGTTTCCCTGCTGGTTTCCCTGATTTACACTTTAGTCACGCTGGCAAAAAATAATGAGATTGTGGCCATGCGTGCTTGCGGGATAGCCATGGAGCGGATTGCCGCCCCGATGATCCTGATGACTTTAGCAGCTTCTGGGTTATTACTTTTGATGAACCGGAATACGACGGCGGATTATACCGACCGGAGTCGGCAGATGCTGATCCAAGGGGAGAGGAATGACGCCGGGGACCTGATCCGGCGCAAGGTCCAATATTTCCAAGGTAGCCAGTTCCGTTTCTGGTATATCAAAATGTTTAATGTCACCCGGACCACAGCCGAGGACGTGGAAATCACCGAGCAGGACGCGGAAGGCCGTGATATCCGCAAAATTTACGCCCGTAAGGCGGCTTATGTGAATAATGAATGGCAGCTTTATGATATCCGGGAGATTTATTTCGATGAGCAAAAAGGGGAGGCCCGTGCCGAGAATATCCCTGCCCGAAATTACTCGGAATTTATCGAGACCCCCCGCCAGATGCTCGCCAGTAACAACAAGGATATCGAAGGCATGACCTCAAATGAAATCCGGGATTATATCGCTCAGAATAAAAGCTACCGTTCATCCCGTTTGGCTCCCTATTTCACGATGCTTTATTACCGTTATGCTATGCCATTTTGGTGTTTGGCCATCGCCTTATTTACGATTCCTTTTGCTGCCAGTGTGACCAAACGTGATCCGATCGCTGGCATCGCCTATCCTTTTATCCTCTTTATTTCCTTCTTTTTTGTGACGAATTTCTCCCTCGCCCTCGGCAAAGGCAGTCGTATTTTCCCCTCCGTGGGCGCTTGGGCAGCAGTGGTGATCTTTTCTGTCATAGGCATTTATTGTATCATTAAGAAACGCTAA
- a CDS encoding PDDEXK nuclease domain-containing protein — protein sequence MSELHTSYPALLDQIAHVHQQAQVGAAGAVNSHLIIRNWLIGAYLVEYEQKGEDRARYGVQLLQHVAQDLKIRSVNGCSRQMLERMRLFYVAYPQVSKTISSPSVSIFNNPLVYKGLQISCPPVSKTGSPSDRHPSPLPPEMVLKLSWTHLVELLGVDDSWERAFYENECLKGNWSKRQLQRQIGSLLYERTGLSSGKQSLIEHARNQAAQAPTQVADLIRDPYVLEFTGLSERSHYLEKDLEKALLEHLQTFLLELGTGFCFEARQKRITVGNSHDYLDMVFYHRILRCHLLIDLKTRPFEHGDAGQMNFYLNYWKDQMMGEGDGPPVGLLLCTARDQTKVEYSTGGLDHQLFVSRYLVALPDPQKLQQLIETDRVVWEQHHTPDVPISNNEVKP from the coding sequence GTGAGCGAACTGCACACATCCTATCCGGCACTGCTTGATCAAATTGCACATGTACATCAACAGGCCCAGGTCGGTGCGGCGGGTGCGGTTAACTCTCATCTCATTATCCGCAACTGGCTGATTGGTGCTTATCTAGTTGAATATGAGCAGAAGGGGGAAGACCGGGCGCGATATGGAGTTCAATTGCTTCAGCATGTTGCTCAGGATTTAAAAATCAGATCTGTAAATGGGTGTAGTCGCCAAATGTTGGAACGGATGCGGTTGTTCTATGTTGCGTATCCTCAAGTCTCAAAAACGATATCCTCACCGTCGGTGAGCATTTTTAATAACCCGCTTGTATACAAAGGGTTGCAAATTAGCTGTCCACCGGTGAGCAAAACCGGTTCCCCATCCGATAGGCACCCCTCACCCCTACCACCTGAGATGGTTCTTAAATTATCTTGGACGCATCTTGTCGAGCTTCTTGGAGTCGATGATTCATGGGAGAGGGCATTCTACGAGAACGAATGCCTCAAAGGAAATTGGTCGAAACGCCAACTTCAACGCCAGATTGGATCACTTCTTTACGAGCGGACGGGGCTTTCCTCGGGCAAACAGTCCTTGATTGAACATGCCAGAAATCAGGCTGCACAAGCCCCTACTCAAGTAGCCGATCTGATCCGAGATCCCTATGTTTTGGAATTCACCGGTCTTTCGGAAAGATCCCACTATCTTGAAAAGGATCTGGAGAAAGCCCTCCTCGAACATCTTCAAACTTTTCTCTTGGAACTAGGCACGGGTTTCTGTTTTGAGGCCCGCCAGAAACGGATCACTGTGGGTAACAGTCATGACTATCTGGATATGGTATTTTACCACAGGATTCTCCGTTGCCACCTACTTATTGACCTGAAAACCAGGCCATTTGAACACGGTGATGCAGGACAGATGAATTTCTATCTCAACTATTGGAAAGATCAGATGATGGGAGAGGGAGATGGACCTCCGGTTGGACTCTTGCTCTGTACAGCTCGTGACCAGACCAAGGTCGAATATTCTACTGGAGGGCTTGACCATCAGCTTTTTGTCTCTCGGTATCTGGTCGCCCTTCCTGATCCTCAAAAGCTTCAACAACTCATCGAAACAGACCGTGTTGTCTGGGAACAGCATCATACCCCTGACGTCCCTATTTCTAACAACGAGGTAAAACCATGA
- the cas8c gene encoding type I-C CRISPR-associated protein Cas8c/Csd1, whose product MILQALKEYYDRKAADPDSEIAPIGFEWKEIPYIVVIDSTGKSVSLACTYEGTGKQRRAKRFLVAQTVKRTAGVAGNFLWDNPEYALGIDLKGKPDRVVLRHKAFVARIKEMETIGDDGVTALLTFLDQPDKKVVIERFDEVAKQLIEEGSNVSFRLAGEMGLISDSPKVRAFIQKSASVSGTSKVCCMVTGDVDDFQETHPAIKGVWGAQTSGANIVSFNQSAFRSFGKEQAGNSPVGKQAVFAYTTALNGLLHKDSKQRMQVGDASTVFWAEKETDLESHFVDIFGEAAKDNPDAGVKAVEGLFKAINNGAYAASESQTRFYVLGLAPNAARISVRFWIVGTAGEMAGKIASHFKDLEIDHGPKDRPYFSLFRLLVSTASSGKSENISPNLSGDVMRAILQGLPYPETLLHGVTRRIRAEREVTHIRAAIIKACINRKTRFNNPHEPEEIKVSLDIKNTNIGYRLGRLFATLEKIQQEASPGINATIRDKFYGAASGSPVTVFGNLMRLKNHHLAKLENQGRRVNLERLLGEIMDEIGDFPAHLPIGDQGRFSIGYYHQMQSFYTKKTEEQKKLNINERIHDESD is encoded by the coding sequence ATGATTCTCCAAGCCCTGAAGGAATATTATGACAGGAAAGCCGCCGACCCAGACAGTGAGATCGCCCCGATAGGGTTTGAGTGGAAGGAAATTCCCTACATTGTCGTGATTGATTCGACTGGAAAATCGGTCTCGCTGGCCTGTACATACGAAGGGACGGGTAAGCAAAGAAGGGCAAAACGATTTCTGGTGGCTCAGACAGTTAAACGAACCGCGGGTGTCGCGGGAAACTTTCTTTGGGATAATCCTGAATATGCACTTGGCATTGATCTGAAAGGAAAGCCGGATCGAGTGGTTTTGCGACATAAGGCGTTTGTTGCTCGAATCAAAGAAATGGAGACCATTGGAGATGATGGCGTCACGGCTCTTCTGACGTTTTTGGACCAACCAGACAAAAAGGTGGTCATTGAGAGGTTTGATGAAGTAGCTAAACAATTAATCGAAGAAGGATCCAATGTCTCATTCAGATTAGCTGGCGAGATGGGATTGATTTCAGATAGCCCCAAAGTCCGGGCATTCATTCAAAAATCGGCCTCAGTATCTGGAACCTCTAAGGTGTGTTGCATGGTTACAGGAGATGTTGATGATTTTCAGGAAACACACCCAGCCATCAAAGGGGTATGGGGTGCGCAGACGTCCGGTGCCAATATTGTCTCTTTCAATCAATCGGCATTTCGTTCCTTCGGTAAAGAGCAGGCTGGAAACTCACCTGTGGGCAAACAAGCTGTCTTTGCCTACACGACCGCTTTGAATGGATTGCTCCATAAGGACTCCAAACAGCGCATGCAAGTCGGAGATGCCTCGACTGTTTTTTGGGCGGAGAAAGAAACCGATTTGGAATCCCATTTTGTGGACATTTTTGGTGAAGCTGCCAAAGATAATCCTGATGCTGGCGTGAAGGCTGTTGAAGGGCTTTTCAAGGCAATCAATAATGGGGCCTATGCGGCAAGTGAATCACAGACACGCTTTTATGTTCTCGGGTTGGCACCGAATGCCGCAAGGATCTCTGTCCGGTTTTGGATTGTTGGAACGGCTGGGGAAATGGCCGGAAAAATAGCCTCCCATTTTAAAGATTTGGAAATTGACCACGGACCCAAGGATAGACCGTATTTCTCTCTTTTTAGATTGCTCGTCTCGACAGCTTCCTCGGGTAAATCGGAAAATATTTCCCCGAACCTCAGCGGCGATGTAATGAGAGCTATTTTACAAGGGCTTCCTTATCCTGAAACCCTCCTCCACGGGGTTACTCGAAGGATTCGAGCTGAAAGGGAAGTCACTCACATCCGTGCTGCCATCATCAAAGCCTGTATCAATCGAAAAACAAGATTTAACAATCCACATGAACCAGAGGAGATCAAAGTGAGTCTCGATATTAAAAATACAAACATCGGTTACCGTCTAGGGCGGCTTTTTGCTACCCTTGAGAAAATCCAGCAAGAAGCCAGTCCGGGTATCAACGCCACGATCCGCGATAAATTTTATGGGGCGGCATCGGGTTCCCCTGTTACCGTTTTCGGCAATTTAATGCGATTAAAAAACCATCACCTTGCCAAACTTGAAAACCAGGGAAGAAGAGTAAATTTGGAACGTCTCCTCGGCGAAATTATGGATGAGATCGGCGATTTCCCTGCTCATTTGCCTATTGGTGACCAAGGGCGATTTTCAATTGGTTACTACCACCAGATGCAATCGTTTTACACAAAGAAAACTGAAGAACAAAAAAAATTAAACATCAACGAAAGAATCCATGATGAATCCGATTAA
- the cas5c gene encoding type I-C CRISPR-associated protein Cas5c: protein MKGFCLEVWGDYACFTRPEMKVERVSYDVITPSSARAIFEAILWKPAIRWRIQRIDVLAPIRWISVRRNEVGSVMSTRSKVGIFIEEDRQQRAGLFLRDVKYRLFAEFEFIPPDKRGKGLNPVPEFLQGDIEENKIIRQDETPDKYASMFERRARKGQCFNQPYLGCREFSASFRLVEPGREASQPISETRDLGWMLYDLDYSDPIDPKPRFFRAELKNGVIDLDHVEVRS, encoded by the coding sequence ATGAAAGGTTTTTGTCTGGAAGTATGGGGCGACTACGCCTGTTTTACCCGTCCGGAGATGAAGGTGGAACGGGTGAGTTATGATGTAATTACCCCTTCATCTGCTAGGGCTATTTTTGAAGCGATTCTGTGGAAACCTGCCATTCGCTGGAGGATACAACGCATTGATGTATTGGCTCCCATACGATGGATTTCAGTGCGTCGTAATGAGGTTGGTAGCGTGATGTCAACTCGTTCAAAAGTAGGTATCTTTATTGAAGAAGACCGTCAGCAAAGAGCTGGACTGTTCCTTCGTGATGTCAAATACCGGTTGTTTGCTGAATTTGAATTTATCCCTCCAGATAAGAGGGGAAAAGGATTAAATCCCGTTCCCGAATTTCTTCAAGGAGACATCGAAGAGAATAAGATTATTCGCCAAGATGAAACCCCGGACAAGTATGCATCCATGTTTGAGCGGCGGGCGAGGAAAGGCCAGTGTTTCAATCAGCCCTATCTCGGATGCCGTGAGTTCTCAGCTTCCTTCCGTTTGGTTGAACCGGGTAGGGAAGCATCTCAGCCTATTTCTGAAACACGCGATTTAGGGTGGATGCTTTATGATTTGGATTATTCTGATCCGATTGACCCCAAGCCCCGTTTTTTTCGGGCAGAACTCAAGAACGGTGTGATCGATCTCGATCATGTGGAGGTTAGATCGTGA